The Virgibacillus phasianinus genome includes a window with the following:
- a CDS encoding 50S ribosomal protein L25/general stress protein Ctc, protein MAVKLKATTRKNQEHSELRKIREIGHVPGVVYGKEKESKSIAVDSLDLIKTVRDEGRNAIISLDIENDSSVDVMLHDYQMNPIKDELVHVDFYIVNMSEEMDVEVPLHLEGEAQGVKDGGVLQQPLYELQVRAKPGNIPDEISVNVSNLEVGDSISISDLPTAKDYEFLEDDDTTIVTIVPPDTMDDIEEEPADENAEPELVDAESDDDKEEK, encoded by the coding sequence ATGGCAGTAAAATTAAAAGCAACAACTCGAAAAAATCAAGAGCACTCGGAATTAAGAAAAATCAGGGAGATTGGACATGTTCCTGGAGTAGTTTACGGGAAAGAAAAGGAATCAAAGTCAATTGCTGTAGATAGTCTTGATTTAATCAAGACAGTTAGAGATGAAGGCAGAAACGCTATTATCTCACTGGATATTGAAAATGATTCTTCTGTTGATGTTATGTTACATGATTACCAAATGAATCCTATCAAAGATGAATTAGTGCATGTAGACTTTTATATTGTAAATATGTCCGAAGAAATGGACGTTGAGGTACCGCTTCACTTAGAAGGGGAAGCTCAGGGAGTTAAAGACGGCGGCGTTCTTCAGCAGCCATTGTATGAATTACAAGTGCGTGCGAAGCCTGGAAATATTCCAGACGAAATCTCAGTAAATGTATCAAATCTTGAAGTAGGTGACAGTATTTCTATTTCTGACCTGCCAACAGCAAAAGATTATGAATTTCTTGAAGATGATGATACAACTATCGTAACCATTGTTCCGCCAGACACAATGGATGATATTGAGGAAGAACCAGCAGATGAGAATGCTGAGCCAGAATTAGTAGATGCTGAATCAGATGATGATAAAGAAGAAAAATAA
- a CDS encoding ribose-phosphate diphosphokinase, whose amino-acid sequence MTSSYKDPSLKVFTLNSNRKLAEEIANHIGTTLGECTVSAFSDGEIQINIEESIRGCDVYIVQSTCSPVNQHIMELLIMIDACKRASARSINIVMPYYGYARQDRKARSREPITAKLVANLFETAGADRVITLDLHAPQIQGFFDMPIDHLQGVPILTDYFKKKNFDDIVVVSPDHGGVTRARKMADRLKAPIGIIDKRRPRPNVAEVMNIVGNIEGKTAILIDDIIDTAGTITLAANALVENGAKEVYACCTHPVLSGPAIERIENSKIKELVITDSIPLETEKYIDKIKQLSVAPLIGEAIIRVHEMESVSILFD is encoded by the coding sequence ATGACATCAAGCTATAAGGATCCATCTTTGAAAGTATTTACGTTGAATTCAAATCGTAAATTGGCGGAAGAAATTGCAAACCATATTGGAACTACTCTAGGTGAGTGTACTGTTTCTGCGTTTAGTGATGGCGAGATTCAGATTAATATTGAAGAGAGCATTCGCGGTTGTGATGTTTATATTGTTCAGTCAACATGCTCCCCGGTTAATCAACACATCATGGAATTACTTATAATGATAGATGCGTGTAAACGTGCTTCAGCGAGGTCAATTAACATTGTTATGCCTTACTATGGATATGCACGCCAAGACCGTAAAGCACGCTCAAGAGAACCGATTACGGCTAAACTAGTTGCAAATCTATTTGAAACTGCTGGTGCCGATCGCGTGATTACTCTTGATTTACATGCACCGCAAATTCAAGGATTTTTCGATATGCCTATTGACCATTTACAAGGTGTTCCTATTTTGACAGACTACTTTAAGAAAAAGAACTTCGATGATATTGTCGTCGTATCACCAGATCATGGCGGTGTAACCCGTGCACGAAAAATGGCGGACCGTCTTAAAGCCCCTATCGGAATTATTGATAAGCGCAGACCACGTCCAAATGTTGCCGAGGTAATGAACATTGTCGGGAATATAGAGGGTAAAACGGCTATACTGATCGATGATATTATTGACACAGCTGGTACTATTACACTTGCAGCAAATGCGTTAGTTGAAAATGGTGCGAAGGAAGTTTACGCTTGCTGTACACATCCGGTATTATCCGGTCCAGCTATTGAACGGATTGAAAACTCAAAAATAAAAGAACTAGTTATCACAGACTCTATTCCGTTAGAAACTGAAAAATATATTGATAAAATTAAACAATTATCTGTAGCGCCGTTAATTGGTGAAGCTATCATACGTGTCCATGAAATGGAATCCGTAAGTATTCTATTTGATTAA
- the glmU gene encoding bifunctional UDP-N-acetylglucosamine diphosphorylase/glucosamine-1-phosphate N-acetyltransferase GlmU, with the protein MTNRYAVILAAGQGTRMKSKLYKVLHPVMGRPMVQHVLNQVKTVNLDEIVTVVGFGADTVIDKIGNVSKFVVQEEQLGTGHAVQQAEEILQDKEGTTIVVCGDTPLITDDTYQELFDHHEKENAKATILTTKIDNPTGYGRVIRNETGEVERIVEQKDANETELAVNEINTGTYCFDNQALFQALKEVSNDNAQGEYYLPDVIEILRGKQQKVSAFITANDEETLGVNDRVALAQAEKVMKKRINEKHMRNGVTIIDPDHTYIGPDVIIEQDVLIHPGSIITGESSIKSNAEIGPHTEIANCSIGEGTVVRQSVANDSRIGARVKIGPYAHIRPQASIGNEAKIGNFVEVKKSVIGNQSKVSHLSYIGDAEIGTNVNVGCGTITVNYDGKNKYLTTIDDDAFIGCNSNLVAPVTIGKGSFVAAGSTITKDVPKDSLSVGRARQENKEGYAKRLKNRK; encoded by the coding sequence ATGACTAATAGATATGCTGTTATTCTTGCAGCGGGTCAGGGCACCAGAATGAAGTCGAAATTGTATAAAGTACTTCATCCCGTAATGGGCCGGCCAATGGTACAACATGTATTAAATCAAGTTAAAACAGTAAACTTGGATGAAATTGTTACAGTAGTAGGTTTTGGCGCTGATACAGTGATCGACAAGATTGGCAACGTTAGCAAGTTTGTTGTCCAGGAAGAACAACTGGGAACAGGACATGCTGTACAGCAGGCGGAGGAAATCCTTCAGGATAAAGAGGGAACCACGATTGTTGTTTGTGGTGATACACCATTAATTACGGACGACACTTACCAGGAACTTTTTGATCACCATGAAAAAGAAAATGCAAAGGCAACCATCCTAACAACCAAAATAGACAATCCCACTGGATATGGCCGTGTTATTCGAAATGAGACGGGCGAAGTAGAACGGATTGTGGAACAAAAAGATGCAAACGAAACGGAACTTGCAGTAAATGAAATTAATACTGGTACATATTGTTTTGATAATCAAGCGCTGTTTCAAGCATTAAAAGAGGTATCGAACGATAATGCACAGGGAGAGTACTATCTTCCGGATGTGATAGAAATACTTCGCGGTAAACAGCAAAAGGTTTCCGCATTTATAACTGCAAATGACGAGGAAACATTGGGTGTAAATGATCGTGTGGCCCTTGCCCAGGCGGAAAAGGTTATGAAAAAACGGATCAATGAAAAACATATGCGTAATGGAGTAACAATTATCGACCCGGATCACACATATATTGGACCAGATGTTATAATAGAACAGGACGTACTTATTCATCCAGGATCTATTATTACAGGCGAGTCCTCGATAAAGAGCAATGCCGAAATCGGTCCGCATACAGAAATCGCAAATTGCTCAATTGGCGAGGGAACGGTCGTCCGGCAAAGTGTTGCGAATGACAGTCGAATTGGAGCACGGGTGAAAATTGGACCATATGCACATATTAGACCACAGGCATCAATAGGCAATGAAGCGAAAATCGGCAATTTTGTTGAAGTGAAAAAGTCTGTTATTGGAAATCAAAGTAAAGTTTCACATCTAAGTTATATTGGAGATGCAGAAATTGGAACCAATGTAAACGTTGGGTGTGGAACAATTACGGTCAATTATGATGGCAAAAACAAGTATTTAACAACAATTGACGACGACGCTTTTATTGGCTGTAATTCGAACCTGGTTGCGCCAGTAACCATAGGAAAAGGGTCATTTGTTGCAGCTGGCTCCACTATTACGAAGGATGTCCCCAAGGACTCCTTATCTGTTGGACGTGCCAGACAGGAAAATAAAGAAGGCTATGCAAAAAGGTTAAAAAATAGAAAATAG